A genomic region of Bradyrhizobium sp. ORS 278 contains the following coding sequences:
- a CDS encoding ABC transporter permease, giving the protein MAVTIDNSPDTIAPAESTLRKLTMRSIAWLQAGPMMLVFALFFLLPLVLVVVVSAWDYNEYEMIPAFSFRGYTDTFEGCVANLPELCTILKTYLKTLKLCLLTWSLTLLIGFWVAYFLAFHVRSKTWQIVLSLLCTIPFWTSNVIRMIAWIPLLGRNGLVNQGLVGAGVINKPVEWLLFSEFSVVLALVHLFTFFMVVPIFNSMIRIDKRLIEAAYDAGASGWQTLVNIVIPLSKPGIVIGSIFVITIVMGDFVTIGVMGGQQIASAGKIIEARLSALQFPAAAANAVILLGITIIIISALTRIVDVRKEL; this is encoded by the coding sequence GTGGCCGTGACGATCGACAATTCGCCCGACACCATCGCGCCCGCGGAGAGCACGTTGCGCAAGCTCACGATGCGGTCGATCGCCTGGCTGCAGGCCGGGCCGATGATGCTGGTGTTCGCGCTGTTCTTCCTGCTGCCGCTGGTGCTCGTCGTCGTCGTCAGCGCCTGGGACTACAACGAATACGAGATGATCCCGGCGTTCAGCTTCCGCGGCTACACGGACACGTTCGAGGGCTGTGTCGCCAACCTGCCCGAGCTGTGCACCATCCTGAAGACCTATCTGAAGACGCTGAAGCTCTGCCTGCTCACCTGGAGCCTCACGCTGCTGATCGGGTTCTGGGTCGCCTATTTCCTCGCCTTCCACGTCCGCAGCAAGACCTGGCAGATCGTGCTGTCGCTGTTGTGCACGATCCCGTTCTGGACCTCCAACGTGATCCGGATGATCGCCTGGATCCCCCTGCTCGGCCGCAACGGCCTGGTCAACCAGGGCCTCGTCGGCGCTGGCGTCATCAACAAGCCGGTCGAGTGGCTGCTGTTCTCGGAATTCTCGGTGGTGCTGGCGCTGGTGCACCTGTTCACCTTCTTCATGGTGGTGCCGATCTTCAATTCGATGATCCGCATCGACAAGCGGCTGATCGAGGCCGCCTATGACGCCGGTGCGTCGGGCTGGCAGACGCTGGTCAACATCGTGATTCCCTTGTCGAAGCCGGGCATCGTGATCGGCTCGATCTTCGTCATCACCATCGTGATGGGCGATTTCGTCACCATCGGCGTGATGGGCGGCCAGCAGATCGCCTCGGCCGGCAAGATCATCGAGGCGCGCCTCTCGGCGCTGCAATTCCCGGCCGCCGCGGCGAATGCCGTGATCCTGCTCGGCATCACCATCATCATCATCTCCGCGCTGACGCGGATCGTCGACGTGCGCAAGGAGCTCTGA
- a CDS encoding PotD/PotF family extracellular solute-binding protein, which translates to MSDRSKKTSINRRSLLKGAAGVAGLAGTGTLLSAPYVHAADPKVLRYLGTAVNEGDEISKKCLADTGIKIEYITATTDDVTKRVITQPNSFDVLDTEYFSLKKLVPSGNIFPLDARKIKEFDNITPVFTKGELPNGKKIGGQGTAPWKVLYLDGPNSKTFSATPTEYVTLIPTVYNADTLGIRPDLIKRPINSWAELLNPEFKGKASILNIPSIGIMDAALVVEATGQYKYADKGNMTKAEIDLTMKVLTEAKKAGQFRAFWKDFNESVNLMASGETVIQSMWSPAVTKVRSMGIACTFQPLKEGYRSWASGFCVSKAVAGGPKLDWAYEFVNWYLSGWAGAYLNRQGYYSAVLSTAKANMTEDEWGYWMEGKPAKSDIKAPDGTLMEKAGAVRDGGSYDDRMGGVVCWNAVMDENDYMVRKWNEFIAA; encoded by the coding sequence ATGAGCGATCGATCGAAAAAGACATCCATCAACCGCCGTTCGCTGCTCAAGGGCGCGGCCGGCGTTGCCGGCCTCGCCGGCACGGGCACGCTGCTCAGCGCGCCCTACGTCCATGCCGCCGATCCGAAGGTGCTGCGCTATCTCGGCACCGCCGTGAACGAGGGCGACGAGATCTCGAAGAAGTGCCTCGCCGACACCGGCATCAAGATCGAATACATCACGGCGACCACCGACGACGTCACCAAGCGCGTGATCACGCAGCCGAACTCGTTCGACGTGCTCGACACCGAATATTTCTCGCTGAAGAAGCTGGTGCCGTCGGGCAACATCTTCCCGCTCGATGCGCGCAAGATCAAGGAATTCGACAACATCACGCCCGTCTTCACCAAAGGCGAGCTGCCGAACGGCAAGAAGATCGGCGGCCAGGGCACTGCGCCTTGGAAGGTGCTGTATCTCGACGGCCCGAACTCCAAGACGTTCTCGGCGACGCCGACCGAATACGTCACGCTGATCCCGACGGTCTACAACGCCGACACGCTCGGCATCCGTCCCGACCTGATCAAGCGCCCAATCAACTCCTGGGCCGAGCTGCTGAACCCCGAATTCAAGGGCAAGGCCTCGATCCTCAACATCCCCTCGATCGGCATCATGGACGCCGCCCTCGTCGTCGAGGCCACCGGCCAGTACAAATATGCCGACAAGGGCAACATGACCAAGGCCGAGATCGACCTGACCATGAAGGTGCTGACCGAGGCCAAGAAGGCCGGTCAGTTCCGCGCGTTCTGGAAGGACTTCAACGAGTCGGTCAACCTGATGGCCTCGGGCGAGACGGTGATCCAGTCGATGTGGTCGCCGGCCGTCACCAAGGTGCGCTCGATGGGCATCGCCTGCACCTTCCAGCCGCTGAAGGAGGGCTATCGCTCCTGGGCGTCGGGCTTCTGCGTCTCCAAGGCGGTTGCCGGCGGACCGAAGCTCGACTGGGCCTATGAGTTCGTCAACTGGTATCTGTCCGGCTGGGCCGGCGCCTATCTGAACCGTCAGGGCTACTACTCGGCCGTGCTCTCCACCGCCAAGGCCAACATGACCGAGGACGAGTGGGGCTACTGGATGGAAGGCAAGCCCGCCAAGAGCGACATCAAGGCGCCGGACGGCACCCTGATGGAGAAGGCCGGCGCGGTACGCGACGGCGGCTCCTACGACGACCGCATGGGCGGCGTCGTGTGCTGGAACGCCGTGATGGACGAGAACGACTACATGGTCCGCAAGTGGAACGAGTTCATCGCCGCCTGA
- a CDS encoding ABC transporter ATP-binding protein: protein MAAGASLELVKVTKMYGHVTAVDAIDLRIPAGSYCCLLGPSGCGKTSTLRMIAGHESATSGDIIVGAKNVTELPPAGRGTAMMFQSYALFPHLSVIDNVAFALKMKGVAKPERHARARELLELVDMQSYAGRLPAQLSGGQQQRVALARALITSPQILLLDEPLSALDPFLRLRMRAELKRLQRELGLTFIHVTHGQDEAMALSDLVVLMNGGKIEQQGSPREIFNHPRTEFAARFIGGHNVIPLKGETFAVRVDRIQLKAPNAAIDGPAVPGTISKIEYQGTYVLIAVATDGGPEISAQLSDDQFDAETHTIGERVVLTWNPALADALTPRPATSAAPAAELVA from the coding sequence ATGGCGGCGGGCGCGAGCTTGGAACTGGTGAAGGTGACGAAGATGTACGGTCACGTCACCGCCGTCGATGCGATCGACCTGCGGATTCCCGCGGGCTCCTATTGCTGCCTGCTCGGCCCGTCCGGCTGCGGCAAGACCTCGACCCTGCGCATGATCGCCGGCCATGAATCGGCGACATCGGGCGACATCATCGTCGGCGCCAAGAACGTCACCGAGCTGCCGCCCGCGGGCCGCGGCACTGCGATGATGTTCCAGTCCTACGCTCTGTTTCCGCATCTCTCGGTGATCGACAACGTCGCCTTCGCGCTGAAGATGAAGGGCGTCGCCAAGCCCGAGCGCCACGCCCGCGCGCGCGAGCTGCTCGAGCTCGTGGACATGCAGAGCTATGCCGGCCGCCTGCCGGCGCAGCTCTCCGGCGGCCAGCAGCAGCGCGTGGCGCTGGCGCGCGCGCTGATCACATCGCCGCAGATCCTGCTGCTCGACGAGCCCCTGTCGGCGCTCGATCCGTTCCTGCGGCTACGCATGCGCGCCGAGCTGAAGCGGCTGCAGCGCGAGCTCGGCCTCACCTTCATCCACGTCACCCACGGCCAGGACGAGGCGATGGCGCTGTCCGATCTCGTGGTGCTGATGAATGGCGGCAAGATCGAGCAGCAGGGCAGCCCGCGCGAGATCTTCAATCATCCGCGCACGGAATTCGCCGCGCGCTTCATCGGCGGCCACAACGTGATCCCGCTCAAGGGCGAGACCTTCGCCGTGCGTGTCGACCGCATCCAGCTGAAGGCGCCGAATGCCGCGATCGACGGTCCCGCGGTGCCCGGCACGATCAGCAAGATAGAATATCAGGGCACCTACGTCCTGATCGCGGTAGCGACCGACGGCGGTCCTGAGATCTCGGCCCAGCTCAGCGACGATCAGTTCGACGCGGAGACCCACACCATCGGCGAGCGCGTCGTCCTGACCTGGAATCCAGCGCTGGCCGATGCGCTGACGCCCCGCCCCGCCACTTCAGCCGCTCCGGCTGCAGAGCTCGTGGCCTGA
- a CDS encoding aldolase: MADTAIREAICRFGRSLFERGLTPGSSGNISVRLDDGGWLVTPTNASLGFLDPARLSRLDATGRLVSGDAPTKEVPLHTALYQTRDAARAVVHLHSTHSVAISMLPEIDPRAALPPLTPYYLMRCGQTALVPYHRPGDPAVADAIKGLAGQYASVLLANHGPVVSGDTLEAAVFAMEELEETAKLYLLLRGLNPRHLSPQQVDDLVKVFGLILPDHADHH; this comes from the coding sequence GTGGCGGACACTGCAATTCGCGAGGCCATCTGCCGGTTCGGGCGCTCGCTGTTCGAGCGCGGGCTGACGCCGGGCTCGTCCGGCAACATCAGCGTGCGGCTGGACGACGGCGGCTGGCTGGTCACGCCGACCAATGCCTCGCTCGGCTTCCTCGATCCGGCCCGGCTGTCGCGGCTCGATGCGACCGGCAGGCTGGTCTCAGGCGACGCGCCGACCAAGGAGGTGCCGCTGCATACGGCGCTCTACCAGACGCGCGACGCCGCGCGCGCCGTGGTGCATCTGCACTCGACGCATTCGGTCGCGATCTCGATGCTTCCGGAGATCGATCCGCGTGCCGCGCTGCCGCCGCTGACGCCTTATTATTTGATGCGTTGCGGTCAGACCGCTCTGGTGCCCTATCACCGTCCTGGCGATCCCGCAGTTGCCGACGCCATCAAGGGTCTCGCCGGCCAATACGCCTCGGTCCTGCTCGCCAATCACGGTCCGGTCGTGTCCGGCGACACGCTGGAGGCCGCGGTGTTCGCGATGGAGGAACTGGAGGAGACGGCCAAACTCTATCTGCTGCTGCGCGGGCTCAATCCCCGCCATCTGTCGCCGCAGCAGGTTGACGATCTCGTCAAGGTGTTCGGGCTCATTTTGCCCGATCACGCCGATCATCATTGA
- the ltnD gene encoding L-threonate dehydrogenase translates to MSSSQLNVAVIGLGSMGYGMATSLKRAGFVVTGCDVSADAVKRFVADGGKEADSPAEAAAGADIVVSVVVNAAQTEAILFGPGGAAETMPKDSVFVSSATMDPDVARRLAKQLEATGRHYLDAPISGGAQRAAQGELTILASGSAAAFAKARPALDAMAAKLYELGDAAGQGAAFKMINQLLAGVHIAAASEAIAFAAKQGLDIRKVYEVITASAGNSWMFENRMPHVLDGDYTPRSAVEIFVKDLGIIQDMARSHRFPVPVSAAALQMFLMTAAAGMGRDDDASVARMYAQVTGTTLPGSSK, encoded by the coding sequence ATGTCGTCATCGCAATTGAACGTCGCCGTGATCGGGCTCGGCTCGATGGGCTATGGCATGGCGACCTCGCTCAAGCGCGCCGGCTTCGTGGTGACCGGATGCGACGTCTCGGCGGATGCGGTGAAGCGCTTCGTCGCCGATGGCGGCAAGGAGGCTGACAGCCCGGCCGAGGCCGCCGCGGGCGCCGACATCGTCGTGAGCGTCGTGGTCAATGCGGCGCAGACCGAAGCCATTCTGTTCGGCCCTGGCGGCGCCGCGGAGACCATGCCGAAGGACTCGGTGTTCGTCTCGTCCGCGACCATGGACCCGGACGTGGCCCGGCGTCTCGCCAAGCAGTTGGAGGCGACCGGCCGGCATTATCTCGACGCGCCGATCTCGGGTGGCGCGCAGCGCGCGGCGCAGGGCGAACTGACGATCCTGGCCTCGGGCAGCGCGGCCGCGTTTGCCAAGGCGCGGCCTGCGCTCGATGCGATGGCGGCGAAGCTCTACGAGCTCGGCGATGCCGCGGGCCAGGGGGCCGCGTTCAAGATGATCAACCAGCTGCTTGCCGGCGTGCACATCGCCGCCGCCAGCGAAGCGATCGCGTTCGCAGCCAAGCAGGGCCTCGATATCAGGAAGGTCTACGAGGTCATCACCGCCTCGGCCGGCAATTCCTGGATGTTCGAAAACCGCATGCCGCATGTGCTCGACGGCGACTACACGCCGCGCAGCGCGGTCGAGATCTTCGTCAAGGACCTCGGCATCATCCAGGACATGGCGCGCAGTCATCGCTTCCCCGTGCCGGTCTCGGCCGCCGCGCTGCAGATGTTCCTGATGACGGCAGCCGCCGGCATGGGCCGCGACGACGACGCCTCGGTGGCGCGCATGTATGCCCAGGTCACCGGCACCACGCTGCCCGGCTCATCCAAGTAA
- the otnI gene encoding 2-oxo-tetronate isomerase, producing MPRFAANLSMMFTEHPFLDRFAAAAKAGFTAVEFLFPYDHPVEEVGKRLHGNGLTQALFNLPPGNWDAGEKGFAALLERFDDLKASLETALPYAKATGVKRLHLMAGIADRHDAKAVEAYYKSVAWAAEFFAPHGLDVVLEPINPRNVPGYFLNDFGFARDLIRELKIPNLKLQFDIYHCQIIHGDVTMRLREMMDITGHIQIASIPSRNEPDGEELNYPFLFAELDRLGYAGFVGCEYNPRGRTEDGLGWFEPYKGVKP from the coding sequence ATGCCTCGTTTCGCCGCCAATCTCTCGATGATGTTCACCGAGCATCCCTTCCTCGATCGCTTCGCGGCCGCCGCCAAGGCCGGCTTCACGGCGGTCGAATTCCTGTTTCCCTACGATCATCCCGTCGAGGAGGTCGGCAAGCGCCTCCACGGCAATGGCCTGACGCAGGCGCTGTTCAACCTGCCGCCCGGCAATTGGGACGCCGGCGAGAAGGGCTTTGCGGCGCTGCTCGAGCGCTTCGACGATCTCAAGGCGAGCCTCGAGACGGCGCTGCCTTACGCGAAAGCAACCGGCGTGAAGCGACTGCACCTGATGGCTGGCATCGCCGATCGCCACGACGCGAAAGCCGTTGAGGCCTACTACAAGTCGGTCGCCTGGGCGGCGGAGTTCTTCGCGCCGCACGGCCTCGACGTCGTGCTCGAGCCGATCAATCCGCGCAACGTGCCCGGCTACTTCCTCAACGATTTCGGCTTCGCCCGCGACCTGATCCGCGAGCTCAAGATTCCCAATCTCAAGCTACAGTTCGACATCTATCACTGCCAGATCATCCATGGCGACGTCACGATGCGGCTGCGCGAGATGATGGACATCACCGGCCACATCCAGATCGCCAGCATCCCATCGCGCAACGAGCCCGATGGAGAGGAGCTGAACTATCCGTTCCTGTTCGCCGAGCTCGACCGGCTCGGCTATGCCGGCTTCGTCGGCTGCGAATACAATCCGCGCGGCCGGACCGAGGACGGGCTCGGCTGGTTTGAGCCCTACAAGGGAGTGAAGCCGTGA
- the otnK gene encoding 3-oxo-tetronate kinase, with protein sequence MTLKLGCIADDYTGASDLANTLTRAGLRTVQTIGVPADDLALPEVDAVVVSLKSRSIEASLAVARSREADTWLRARGARHVLFKICSTFDSTDAGNIGPVMDALAGDAGDGIVLVTPAFPETKRTVYQGNLFVGPVPLNESPLKDHPLNPMHDANLVRVLGRQSRRKVGLVDLATVVHGPEAIGHRLQELSGQDIGAAIVDAVFDADLTAIGAAALKSKVSVGASGIGLGLARALVSAGHVHSHGLIHHHDAPVGGMAACLAGSCSQATLQQIAQAEAIMPVLHLDAAGLVAGSGETQRALAWARERISKGPVLIASSATPDQVSALQARHGRETAGHAIEQAMADLAEALINAGVRRLVVAGGETSGAVVDRLRIPGFLVGTEIAAGVPVLRAIGAEAGEMLLALKSGNFGGPHFFADALGLMR encoded by the coding sequence GTGACCCTGAAGCTCGGCTGCATCGCCGACGACTACACCGGCGCCTCCGACCTCGCCAACACGCTGACCCGCGCCGGGTTGCGCACGGTGCAGACCATCGGCGTGCCTGCCGACGATCTCGCGCTGCCCGAAGTCGACGCGGTGGTGGTGTCGCTGAAGAGCCGCTCGATCGAGGCCTCGCTCGCAGTGGCCAGGTCGCGGGAAGCCGACACATGGCTGCGCGCGCGGGGCGCCCGTCACGTGCTCTTCAAGATCTGCTCGACCTTCGATTCCACCGACGCCGGAAACATCGGTCCCGTCATGGACGCGCTCGCCGGCGATGCCGGTGACGGCATCGTGCTCGTGACGCCGGCCTTTCCGGAAACCAAGCGGACCGTCTATCAGGGCAACCTGTTCGTCGGCCCCGTGCCGCTCAACGAGAGTCCGCTGAAGGACCACCCGCTCAATCCGATGCACGACGCCAATCTGGTTCGTGTGCTTGGCCGACAGAGCCGCCGCAAGGTCGGCCTGGTCGATCTCGCGACCGTCGTGCACGGGCCGGAGGCGATCGGCCACCGGCTGCAAGAGTTGTCAGGGCAGGACATCGGCGCGGCCATCGTCGATGCCGTGTTCGACGCAGACCTCACCGCGATCGGTGCGGCCGCTCTCAAGAGCAAGGTGTCGGTGGGCGCCTCCGGCATCGGACTTGGCCTCGCGCGGGCGCTCGTCTCGGCGGGGCATGTGCATTCTCACGGCTTGATCCATCACCATGACGCGCCGGTCGGCGGCATGGCGGCGTGTCTCGCCGGCAGCTGCTCGCAAGCGACGTTGCAGCAGATCGCGCAAGCCGAGGCCATCATGCCCGTGCTGCATCTCGATGCGGCGGGACTCGTTGCAGGCTCCGGCGAGACGCAGCGTGCGCTTGCCTGGGCCCGCGAGCGGATTTCCAAGGGACCGGTGCTGATCGCCTCCAGCGCGACACCTGATCAGGTCAGCGCGCTGCAGGCCAGGCATGGCCGTGAAACGGCGGGACATGCCATCGAGCAGGCGATGGCCGATCTGGCGGAGGCACTGATCAATGCCGGTGTGAGGCGACTGGTTGTCGCCGGCGGCGAGACGTCCGGAGCGGTCGTTGATCGGCTCAGGATTCCCGGATTCCTCGTCGGGACTGAGATCGCGGCCGGCGTTCCCGTGCTGCGCGCGATCGGCGCCGAGGCCGGTGAGATGCTGCTGGCGCTCAAGTCCGGCAATTTCGGCGGACCACATTTCTTTGCCGACGCGCTCGGGCTGATGCGCTAG
- a CDS encoding methyl-accepting chemotaxis protein, producing the protein MKLNRIGYKLGLAGAIGASLAVGMIANQMIAERTVSQANQQAERARRVVESVLSASINMQQTQLGGRSARLARAPAEAEKAAADIRQFSTAMMTDIDAALSNVSTADNRTRLTRLKELMTSYAAGAVDLAEAQKALLIQIDKRSTVSNEWTNGLKTLLASPELPNLAFRERVERQLQTADAKLNYMRAQAWRFGMTGDAATIETVKQTIPGLKSSLTDARMLADDREVQATITKLNGIASDFVAANDEVVKIEGIKEAVLRDRTQIYLGEAGELMAAAIQDARARNASARFDADQVAVRTSYITLFVGLAVLLSVIGSVVFSFLGIARPLTRLNAALGEMARGRLDIVIPGALRGDEIGDLAKTVTVIQSNAEAKARAEAEEKSAQDAIVARQRKADMQRLAEQFEAAVGEIVDTVSAASSQLEQSATTLTEAARRSQGLTTAVASASEEATTNVQSVASATEQMASSVTEISRQVQDSARIAIDAVGQARTTTGRVSELSKAATRIGDVVELINTIAGQTNLLALNATIEAARAGEAGRGFAVVASEVKALAEQTAKATGEIGQQISSIQAATQESVAAIKEISSTIEKLSEISSTIAAAVEQQGAATQEISRNVQQAAHGTQQVSANIIDVERGAADTGSASAQVLAAAQALSSDSSRLKREVASFLGSVRAA; encoded by the coding sequence ATGAAACTGAATCGGATCGGCTACAAACTCGGACTCGCCGGCGCTATCGGCGCCTCTCTTGCGGTCGGCATGATCGCCAATCAGATGATCGCGGAGCGGACGGTCAGCCAGGCCAACCAGCAGGCCGAGCGCGCGCGGCGCGTCGTGGAGAGCGTGTTGTCGGCCAGCATCAACATGCAGCAGACCCAGCTCGGAGGCCGCTCGGCGCGGCTGGCGCGGGCCCCGGCCGAGGCGGAGAAGGCCGCCGCCGACATCCGGCAGTTCTCGACCGCGATGATGACCGACATCGACGCGGCGCTCTCCAATGTGTCGACAGCCGACAACCGAACCCGGCTGACCCGGCTGAAGGAGCTGATGACGAGCTATGCGGCGGGAGCAGTCGATCTCGCCGAGGCGCAAAAAGCACTGTTGATCCAGATCGACAAGCGCAGCACGGTCTCCAACGAATGGACCAACGGTCTGAAGACGCTGCTGGCCTCACCGGAGCTGCCGAACCTCGCGTTCCGCGAACGGGTCGAGCGGCAGCTTCAGACGGCCGATGCCAAGCTCAACTATATGCGCGCCCAGGCGTGGCGTTTCGGGATGACGGGCGATGCCGCGACCATCGAGACCGTCAAGCAGACGATCCCGGGTCTGAAGAGCTCGCTGACCGATGCACGCATGCTGGCCGACGATCGCGAGGTCCAGGCCACGATCACCAAGCTGAATGGGATCGCCTCAGACTTCGTCGCGGCCAACGACGAGGTGGTGAAGATCGAGGGTATCAAGGAGGCGGTGCTGCGTGACCGCACGCAGATCTATCTCGGCGAGGCCGGCGAGCTGATGGCGGCCGCGATCCAGGACGCCCGTGCGCGCAATGCCAGCGCTCGTTTCGATGCCGACCAGGTGGCCGTGCGGACGAGCTACATCACGCTGTTCGTCGGACTGGCCGTCCTGCTGTCGGTGATCGGTTCGGTGGTGTTTTCCTTCCTCGGCATCGCCCGGCCGCTGACACGACTCAACGCCGCGCTCGGCGAAATGGCCCGCGGCCGTCTCGACATCGTCATTCCCGGCGCATTGCGCGGCGACGAGATTGGTGATCTCGCCAAAACCGTCACGGTGATCCAGAGCAATGCCGAAGCGAAGGCGCGCGCCGAGGCCGAGGAGAAGAGCGCGCAGGACGCGATTGTCGCACGCCAGCGCAAGGCGGACATGCAGCGCCTGGCGGAGCAGTTCGAGGCAGCCGTCGGCGAGATCGTCGACACCGTGTCCGCGGCGTCCAGCCAGCTGGAGCAGTCGGCGACGACGTTGACCGAGGCTGCGCGGCGGTCGCAGGGTTTGACGACGGCGGTCGCCTCGGCGTCCGAGGAGGCCACCACCAACGTGCAGTCGGTGGCGTCCGCGACCGAGCAGATGGCCTCTTCGGTGACGGAGATCAGCCGCCAGGTGCAGGACTCCGCGCGCATCGCGATCGACGCCGTCGGCCAGGCGCGCACCACGACCGGCCGTGTCAGCGAGCTGTCGAAGGCGGCGACGCGGATCGGCGACGTCGTCGAGCTGATCAACACGATCGCGGGGCAGACCAATCTCCTGGCGCTGAACGCGACCATCGAGGCGGCGCGCGCCGGCGAGGCTGGCCGCGGGTTCGCCGTCGTCGCCTCGGAGGTCAAGGCGCTTGCGGAGCAGACGGCGAAAGCGACCGGCGAGATCGGCCAGCAGATCTCGAGCATCCAGGCCGCGACGCAGGAGTCGGTCGCCGCGATCAAGGAGATTTCCTCCACGATCGAGAAGCTCTCGGAAATCTCGTCGACGATCGCAGCCGCGGTCGAGCAGCAGGGCGCGGCGACGCAGGAGATTTCCCGCAATGTCCAGCAGGCGGCGCACGGCACCCAGCAGGTCTCGGCCAACATCATCGACGTCGAGCGCGGTGCGGCCGACACTGGCTCCGCCTCGGCTCAGGTGCTGGCGGCAGCGCAGGCGCTATCCAGTGACAGCAGCCGGCTCAAGCGGGAGGTCGCGAGCTTCCTCGGCTCGGTGCGCGCGGCGTGA
- a CDS encoding methyl-accepting chemotaxis protein, whose protein sequence is MFASMSIRAKIISVVALLLIAMTAMGLLAVTSMRTMNANTVDITTNWLPSVRVLGELRAATITYRNVVREHMLAESLEDKLAQEKTGALTLDAVGKALKTYEPMMTSAEERAIYQNWKGTWDRYLAGAQKVMELSRKAAGQIPHEAHELNQNTVNKIGLEADEVLRKDIDLNNTGADKASDDAAATYSKSFAMLGVINVVMLALGAVIGTLMVRSVSQGIASIVQPMQALGEGDLSAEIPHRGENTEMGAMANALQIFKDALIAKKAADEAATKDAEAKIERGRRVDAVTRQFETVIGEIVNTVFSASSQLEASAGTLTSTADRSQRLATTVASASEEASTNVQSVASATEELSSSISEISRQVQDSARMASEAVSQARTTNDQVGELSKAAARIGDVVELINTIAGQTNLLALNATIEAARAGEAGKGFAVVATEVKALAEQTSKATGEIGQQIAGIQAATQESVNAIRTISGTIERLSEIASAIAAAVEEQGAATQEISRNVQQAAQGTQQVSSNIADVQRGASETGSASSQVLNAARSLSGDSNRLKQEVSRFLETVRAA, encoded by the coding sequence ATGTTCGCGAGCATGTCCATTCGCGCAAAGATCATTTCGGTCGTTGCCCTGCTTCTGATCGCCATGACCGCCATGGGACTGCTCGCGGTCACAAGCATGCGGACGATGAACGCCAACACTGTCGACATCACCACCAACTGGTTGCCGAGCGTCCGCGTCCTCGGCGAGCTTCGCGCCGCGACCATCACCTATCGCAACGTGGTGCGCGAGCACATGCTGGCGGAGTCGCTCGAGGACAAGCTGGCCCAGGAGAAGACCGGGGCGCTCACGCTCGATGCCGTCGGCAAGGCGCTCAAGACCTATGAGCCGATGATGACCTCGGCCGAGGAGCGGGCCATCTATCAGAATTGGAAGGGGACCTGGGACCGGTATCTGGCGGGTGCGCAGAAGGTCATGGAGCTGTCGCGCAAGGCCGCCGGCCAGATTCCCCACGAGGCCCACGAGCTTAACCAGAACACGGTCAACAAGATCGGCCTCGAGGCGGATGAGGTGCTGCGCAAGGACATCGACCTCAACAACACCGGCGCCGACAAGGCATCGGACGATGCCGCGGCGACTTATTCAAAGTCCTTCGCCATGCTCGGCGTGATCAATGTCGTCATGCTCGCGCTGGGCGCGGTCATCGGCACCCTGATGGTGCGCAGCGTCTCGCAGGGCATCGCCTCGATCGTGCAGCCCATGCAGGCCCTCGGCGAGGGCGATCTGTCGGCCGAGATTCCGCATCGTGGCGAGAACACCGAGATGGGTGCAATGGCCAATGCGCTGCAGATTTTCAAGGACGCCCTGATCGCAAAGAAGGCGGCCGACGAGGCCGCGACCAAGGATGCCGAAGCGAAGATCGAGCGCGGCCGCCGGGTCGATGCCGTGACGCGCCAGTTCGAGACCGTCATCGGCGAGATCGTCAACACGGTCTTCTCGGCGTCGAGCCAGCTGGAGGCCTCGGCGGGCACCTTGACCTCCACGGCGGACCGCTCGCAGCGCCTGGCCACGACGGTGGCCTCGGCCTCAGAGGAAGCCTCGACCAACGTGCAGTCGGTCGCGTCCGCGACGGAGGAGCTGTCGTCGTCGATCTCCGAGATCAGCCGCCAGGTGCAGGACTCCGCGCGGATGGCGAGCGAGGCGGTGAGCCAGGCGCGGACGACCAACGACCAGGTCGGCGAGCTGTCGAAGGCCGCCGCCCGGATCGGCGACGTTGTCGAACTGATCAACACCATCGCCGGCCAGACCAATCTGCTGGCGCTCAACGCCACCATCGAGGCGGCGCGCGCCGGCGAAGCGGGCAAGGGGTTTGCCGTCGTCGCCACCGAGGTCAAGGCGCTGGCCGAGCAGACCTCGAAGGCGACCGGCGAAATCGGCCAGCAGATCGCGGGCATCCAGGCCGCGACGCAGGAATCGGTGAATGCGATCCGCACCATCTCCGGTACGATCGAGCGGCTGTCGGAGATTGCGTCGGCGATCGCCGCCGCCGTGGAAGAGCAGGGCGCGGCAACCCAGGAAATCTCCCGCAACGTGCAGCAGGCCGCGCAGGGTACTCAGCAGGTCTCCTCCAACATCGCCGACGTGCAGCGCGGGGCGAGCGAGACCGGATCGGCCTCGTCGCAGGTTCTCAATGCGGCGCGATCCTTGTCGGGCGACAGCAATCGCCTGAAGCAGGAGGTCAGCCGCTTCCTGGAGACGGTCCGCGCGGCGTAG